One Clostridium sp. CM027 genomic window carries:
- a CDS encoding IS1182 family transposase — protein sequence MLKGQLEIKINTYHSLYSLIIPKDNILKQINDLVDFSFVYDELMINYSSSMGRGAINPIMLFKYLLLKVIYELSDEDVVERTLYDMSFKYFLNLAPEETNLINSSTLTKFRKLRLKDMNLLDLLINKTVELAIKEGVLKSKAIIVDATHTKSRYNQKSASEELLKRAKNLRKTLYGVHPGIKEELPNKVTTGVLEDILEYCKLLIDTINEKPETAANPAVKTKLNYLMEAINDDLENLKISKDEDAKVGHKTEDSSFFGYKSHLAMSEERLITAAVITTGEKSDGKELITLIEKSREAGIDVNEVIGDTAYSEKKNLEYTKENKIALISRLNPVISQGMRKKEDEFEFNKDAGLFVCPAGHMAIKKAKQGKKNVGKNQVLTYYFNVEKCKNCVHKDGCYKEGAKSKTYSVSIKSNTHKDQIEFEKSEYFKKRARERYMIEAKNSELKHQHSYDVAISSGLISMQMQGALSIFTVNLKRIIKLKSMK from the coding sequence ATGCTAAAAGGACAATTGGAAATAAAAATAAATACATACCATAGCTTATATTCGTTAATTATTCCGAAAGATAACATTTTAAAGCAAATTAATGACCTTGTTGACTTTTCATTTGTTTATGACGAATTGATGATTAACTATAGTTCATCTATGGGTAGAGGTGCTATTAACCCCATAATGCTATTTAAATATTTACTTTTGAAAGTAATATATGAATTGTCTGATGAAGATGTTGTTGAAAGAACTCTTTATGACATGTCCTTTAAATATTTTCTAAATTTAGCCCCAGAAGAAACAAATTTAATAAACTCAAGTACACTAACTAAATTTAGAAAGCTTCGCCTTAAAGACATGAATTTATTGGATTTATTAATAAACAAGACTGTAGAACTTGCTATAAAAGAGGGAGTTTTAAAAAGTAAAGCAATAATAGTTGATGCTACGCATACCAAGTCACGTTATAACCAAAAGTCAGCAAGCGAGGAATTATTGAAACGTGCAAAAAACTTAAGAAAAACATTGTACGGAGTACATCCTGGTATTAAAGAAGAGTTACCTAATAAAGTTACAACTGGAGTACTTGAAGATATTCTTGAGTACTGCAAATTATTAATTGATACCATAAACGAGAAGCCAGAAACTGCAGCAAATCCAGCTGTGAAAACTAAATTAAACTACTTAATGGAAGCTATTAATGATGACTTAGAAAATCTAAAAATATCAAAAGATGAGGATGCAAAAGTGGGGCATAAAACTGAGGATAGTTCTTTTTTTGGATATAAATCACACCTTGCTATGAGTGAAGAACGTTTAATTACAGCAGCTGTTATTACAACTGGCGAAAAAAGTGATGGAAAGGAGCTCATAACCTTAATAGAAAAAAGCCGTGAGGCTGGTATAGATGTAAATGAAGTAATTGGAGATACAGCTTATTCTGAAAAGAAAAACCTAGAATATACAAAAGAAAATAAAATTGCATTAATTTCAAGACTAAATCCTGTAATTTCACAAGGAATGCGAAAAAAAGAAGATGAATTTGAGTTTAATAAAGATGCTGGTTTATTTGTATGTCCGGCAGGTCATATGGCTATTAAAAAAGCAAAACAGGGAAAGAAGAATGTTGGTAAAAATCAAGTGCTAACCTACTATTTTAATGTAGAAAAGTGTAAAAATTGTGTTCATAAAGATGGGTGTTATAAAGAAGGCGCTAAATCTAAAACTTATTCAGTTTCAATAAAGTCAAATACTCACAAAGATCAAATAGAGTTCGAAAAAAGTGAATATTTTAAAAAACGAGCTAGGGAACGTTATATGATAGAGGCTAAAAACAGTGAACTTAAGCACCAACATAGCTATGATGTAGCAATATCGTCAGGCTTAATTAGCATGCAAATGCAAGGTGCATTATCAATCTTCACTGTGAATCTAAAGAGAATAATTAAGTTGAAAAGCATGAAATAG
- a CDS encoding metallophosphoesterase — protein MNTLKHLSKVFESSEEIIFDDSSKIVLMSDCHRGDGNWSDNFSKNQNIYFAALTHYYDEHYTYIEIGDGDELWENKRLSDIKRVHSDVFWLLSKFYNEDRLNFIFGNHDIVKRNDKFVKNNLYKYFDELKKRYIPLFDNIRLHEGIVLRHKVTNDKIFLIHGHQVDCPNDKMWRLTRFLVRYLWRPLNFFGVNDPTRTAQNYHKKQVVEKKLIEWVIKEKQMMVAGHTHRPMFPEVGDPPYFNDGSCVHPRCITAMEIDFGNIKLVKWYVNTKKDGTLFVDSEVLAGPRKLKDYFDA, from the coding sequence ATGAATACATTAAAGCATTTATCTAAAGTTTTTGAGTCATCGGAGGAAATTATTTTTGACGATTCCTCCAAGATTGTTTTAATGAGTGATTGCCATAGAGGTGATGGAAACTGGTCAGATAATTTTTCGAAGAATCAAAATATTTATTTTGCGGCCTTAACTCATTACTATGACGAACACTATACTTATATAGAGATTGGTGATGGAGATGAACTTTGGGAGAATAAAAGACTTTCTGACATTAAGAGGGTACATAGCGATGTTTTCTGGTTGCTATCTAAATTTTATAATGAAGATAGGCTTAATTTTATTTTTGGAAACCATGATATAGTAAAAAGAAACGATAAATTTGTAAAAAATAATTTATATAAATATTTTGATGAACTCAAGAAAAGGTATATTCCTTTATTCGATAATATTAGGCTCCATGAGGGGATAGTATTGAGGCATAAAGTTACTAATGACAAAATCTTTCTAATACACGGGCATCAAGTGGACTGTCCAAATGATAAAATGTGGAGATTGACCAGATTTTTAGTAAGGTATTTATGGAGACCTCTTAACTTCTTTGGAGTAAATGATCCAACTAGAACAGCACAGAATTATCATAAGAAACAAGTAGTAGAAAAAAAGCTTATTGAATGGGTAATAAAAGAAAAACAGATGATGGTCGCAGGACATACACATAGGCCTATGTTTCCTGAAGTAGGTGATCCTCCATATTTCAATGATGGAAGCTGTGTTCATCCTCGATGCATAACAGCAATGGAAATTGATTTTGGTAATATCAAACTTGTAAAGTGGTATGTTAACACAAAGAAGGACGGAACTTTATTCGTAGACAGCGAAGTACTTGCAGGACCAAGAAAATTAAAGGATTACTTTGACGCTTAG
- a CDS encoding cell wall metabolism sensor histidine kinase WalK yields the protein MKNNSIKYNILLNFFTATIMSIISTLVGVFLVIMWLHIFCQSLYMKFINDYNTNSSVMLGISIGVFVIFIVLMCLIFIKKMNKITDYIEEISQNLKIVANGNIDINIPIRTKDELGTLASDVNKMAYSIKELMKKERQWEKQKNNLITNLSHDLRTPLTSVIGFLQLIEKKNYKNDNELHHYCEVSLSKSKELKSSVEQLFEFTKICNGDVNLNKSNIYLHQLIEQVTIGFIPAFENSGMEYRISSKDAGLIIDGDAILLVRAFENIISNAIKYGSKGKYLDINIGKENNMAVVSFVNYGDIIEEENLKNLFQRLYRVQRSCNKKDGTGLGLAIVKTIVELHNGNIEVASSKEKTEFKTKLPLDQ from the coding sequence TTGAAGAATAACAGTATTAAATATAATATACTCCTAAATTTTTTTACAGCTACGATAATGTCTATAATATCAACATTAGTAGGAGTTTTTTTAGTAATTATGTGGCTACATATTTTTTGCCAAAGTCTCTATATGAAATTTATTAATGATTATAATACAAATAGTTCAGTTATGCTGGGGATTAGTATAGGAGTGTTTGTGATTTTTATAGTGCTGATGTGCTTAATATTTATCAAAAAAATGAATAAAATCACTGATTATATAGAAGAAATATCACAAAATTTAAAGATAGTAGCTAATGGAAATATAGATATAAATATACCTATCAGAACAAAGGATGAGCTGGGAACATTAGCTTCAGATGTTAATAAAATGGCATATAGCATAAAAGAACTAATGAAAAAAGAAAGACAGTGGGAAAAGCAGAAGAATAACCTGATTACAAATTTATCTCATGATTTAAGGACTCCGCTTACTTCTGTTATTGGATTTTTACAGTTGATTGAAAAGAAAAATTATAAAAATGATAATGAGTTGCATCATTATTGCGAAGTTTCATTAAGTAAATCAAAGGAATTAAAGAGTTCAGTGGAACAACTTTTTGAGTTTACAAAGATATGTAATGGAGATGTAAATTTAAATAAATCTAATATATATTTACACCAATTAATAGAACAAGTTACCATTGGTTTTATACCGGCTTTTGAAAATAGTGGTATGGAATATAGAATATCTTCAAAAGATGCAGGTTTAATAATAGATGGAGATGCTATTTTATTAGTTAGAGCCTTTGAAAATATAATATCTAATGCAATTAAGTATGGTAGTAAGGGGAAATATTTAGATATAAATATAGGGAAAGAAAATAATATGGCTGTAGTTAGCTTTGTAAATTATGGAGATATAATAGAAGAAGAGAATTTGAAGAATTTATTCCAAAGGTTATATAGGGTACAAAGATCTTGTAATAAAAAAGATGGAACTGGACTTGGGCTTGCAATTGTAAAGACAATAGTAGAATTACATAATGGTAATATAGAGGTTGCAAGCTCTAAGGAAAAAACAGAATTTAAAACAAAATTACCACTTGATCAATAG
- a CDS encoding response regulator transcription factor — protein MFNVLIVDDEVEIIELMEVYLLNDGYKVFKATNGVDALDIINEEKIHLVILDIMMPGIDGLQVCMKIRKEYNIPIIMVSAKGQDIDKIQGLSTGADDYMVKPFNPMELIARVKAQIRRYVYLNENHKPFDDEDIIEIKGITINKRNHKVNLFGTELKLTPKEYEILLLLASNGGKVFNAEDIFKEIWKEKYFEGNNTVMVHIWRLREKIEDNPKEPKIVETVWGVGYKIEE, from the coding sequence ATGTTTAATGTACTGATTGTAGATGATGAAGTAGAAATAATTGAACTTATGGAAGTATACCTACTAAATGATGGGTATAAGGTGTTTAAAGCTACAAATGGGGTAGATGCACTTGATATAATTAATGAAGAAAAGATTCATCTTGTGATTTTGGACATAATGATGCCAGGAATAGATGGGTTGCAGGTTTGTATGAAGATTAGAAAAGAGTATAATATTCCAATTATAATGGTTAGTGCAAAGGGTCAAGACATTGACAAAATACAAGGATTATCTACAGGGGCAGATGATTATATGGTAAAGCCATTTAACCCAATGGAACTTATTGCTAGAGTGAAAGCTCAAATAAGAAGATATGTATATCTTAATGAAAATCACAAACCGTTTGACGATGAAGATATTATTGAAATAAAAGGGATTACTATAAACAAAAGAAATCATAAAGTTAATTTATTTGGTACAGAGTTAAAATTAACTCCAAAAGAATATGAGATATTGTTGCTATTGGCAAGTAACGGTGGGAAAGTATTTAATGCTGAGGATATCTTTAAAGAAATTTGGAAAGAAAAATATTTTGAAGGAAATAATACTGTTATGGTTCATATATGGAGATTAAGAGAAAAGATAGAGGATAATCCCAAGGAACCTAAAATAGTAGAAACGGTGTGGGGAGTGGGATATAAAATTGAAGAATAA
- a CDS encoding serine hydrolase gives MKMKAKKIMIILLSTMLISSGLHSNSFGKEIEKKHLEVNNSQNLQRFTDDFFKKNMEKHSIAGAAIAVVKDGKEVFKKGYGYSDIDKKISEDPDKTTFPAASVSKLFTATAIMQLYEEGKIDLKKNINEYINHYKVINNYKEPVTCGNLLTHSSGVDEASELNGTTLDEKSIQSQEYYMDTHIPKVVREPNTVSRYCNEGYNLLGYIVEKVSGITYEEYVKKNILEPLKMNNSLVRLKNNNTAKGYGYGGIGGDYNESPLAYQYTSGSSGINATVKDMENFMIAHLNNGEFQGKKILNEKTSTIMKDKQFSNDSSLPGMGYGFIRSNRNGQEILKHEGALPSGSTTTLFLMPKEGLGLYIATNSVNSLPFNFEEEFLNKFYPTTNNKFNEIKKNSIKNFSKYEGTYRNYDGISKSNIMKIGFLFDPSMNMRIIANKDGTLTLKEYTLAKQKITTTLVEKEDGVFAREDGRGDFAFKINDSGKVTYAFNDVSHNSFEKISFFDEVNFNIAIFAIAMIMFVINIIEQ, from the coding sequence ATGAAGATGAAAGCAAAAAAAATTATGATAATATTATTAAGTACTATGTTGATAAGCTCAGGGTTACATAGTAATAGTTTTGGAAAGGAAATAGAGAAGAAACATTTAGAGGTGAATAACAGTCAAAATTTACAGCGATTCACAGATGATTTTTTCAAGAAGAATATGGAGAAGCATTCAATTGCAGGAGCAGCTATAGCTGTTGTAAAGGATGGAAAAGAAGTATTTAAAAAAGGGTATGGGTACAGTGATATAGATAAGAAAATATCAGAAGATCCTGATAAGACTACTTTTCCAGCAGCATCAGTGAGTAAATTATTCACTGCAACAGCTATTATGCAACTGTATGAAGAAGGCAAAATAGATTTGAAAAAAAATATTAATGAGTATATAAATCATTACAAGGTTATTAATAATTATAAGGAACCAGTGACTTGCGGTAATTTATTAACTCATTCTAGTGGAGTTGACGAAGCTAGTGAACTTAATGGCACTACTTTAGATGAAAAATCCATACAATCACAGGAATATTATATGGATACCCATATTCCTAAGGTGGTAAGGGAGCCTAACACTGTTAGTAGATATTGTAACGAGGGGTATAACCTTCTAGGATATATTGTAGAAAAGGTATCTGGTATTACTTATGAAGAATATGTAAAGAAAAATATATTAGAGCCATTAAAAATGAATAATAGCTTAGTTAGATTAAAAAATAATAATACAGCTAAGGGTTATGGGTACGGAGGAATAGGCGGAGACTATAATGAAAGTCCTTTAGCTTATCAATATACTTCCGGATCTTCAGGGATAAATGCAACAGTTAAAGATATGGAAAATTTTATGATAGCTCACTTAAATAATGGAGAGTTTCAAGGAAAGAAAATTTTAAATGAAAAAACATCAACAATAATGAAGGATAAGCAATTTTCAAATGACAGCAGCTTACCTGGAATGGGCTATGGATTTATAAGAAGCAATAGAAATGGACAAGAAATATTAAAACATGAGGGTGCATTACCATCAGGTAGTACTACTACATTATTTTTAATGCCAAAGGAAGGTTTAGGGTTATATATTGCAACCAATTCAGTAAATTCACTTCCATTTAACTTTGAAGAAGAGTTTTTAAATAAATTTTATCCTACCACCAATAATAAGTTTAATGAAATAAAGAAAAATTCAATTAAAAATTTTAGTAAATATGAAGGAACATATAGAAACTATGATGGGATATCAAAAAGTAACATTATGAAGATCGGTTTTTTATTTGACCCTTCTATGAATATGAGAATTATAGCTAATAAAGACGGTACATTAACTCTTAAGGAGTATACTCTTGCTAAACAGAAAATCACTACAACTCTTGTTGAAAAGGAAGATGGAGTATTTGCAAGGGAAGATGGACGAGGAGATTTTGCATTTAAGATAAATGACAGTGGTAAAGTAACTTATGCATTTAATGATGTAAGCCATAATTCATTTGAAAAGATAAGTTTTTTTGATGAAGTAAATTTTAATATAGCTATATTTGCTATAGCTATGATTATGTTCGTTATTAATATAATTGAGCAATAG
- a CDS encoding EFR1 family ferrodoxin (N-terminal region resembles flavodoxins. C-terminal ferrodoxin region binds two 4Fe-4S clusters.) has product MKNVIYYFSGTGNSLAIAKHIGKYLKDTEVVHILALNNSIEIDSSYERIGFVFPVYELYMPNVMKEILNKLKFQSNQYVFGVASFAGSRGMALQQLREIVDKNGGKLAAEFKIRMPGNWIVEYGGFPNFLCKFLYKGEGKKIVKIISIIDKRERTAIIKANILAKLFNKNSLERLAALKSRDGEFKVNNNCTHCKICKSICPMGNITMLNDIPTWNNNCEQCMACIQWCPVRAIEYSNKNNNRKRYSHPEIKAEDLMLNKVKEIKE; this is encoded by the coding sequence TTGAAAAATGTAATATACTACTTTAGTGGAACGGGAAATAGTTTAGCTATAGCAAAGCATATTGGTAAATATTTAAAGGATACTGAGGTTGTGCATATTTTAGCTTTAAATAACTCTATAGAAATAGATAGCAGTTATGAAAGAATTGGGTTTGTATTTCCGGTGTATGAATTGTACATGCCAAATGTAATGAAGGAAATTTTAAATAAACTTAAGTTCCAATCTAATCAATATGTTTTTGGAGTAGCTTCTTTTGCAGGTTCTAGAGGGATGGCATTGCAACAACTTAGGGAGATAGTAGATAAAAATGGTGGAAAACTAGCTGCTGAATTTAAAATAAGAATGCCTGGAAATTGGATTGTGGAATATGGTGGATTTCCAAATTTTCTTTGTAAGTTTCTATACAAAGGAGAAGGTAAAAAAATAGTAAAGATTATTTCAATAATAGATAAAAGGGAAAGAACAGCAATAATAAAAGCAAATATATTAGCTAAATTATTTAATAAAAATTCATTAGAAAGATTAGCAGCTCTGAAAAGTAGAGATGGCGAATTTAAAGTAAATAATAATTGTACACATTGTAAGATATGTAAGAGCATTTGTCCTATGGGTAATATTACAATGTTAAATGATATTCCTACTTGGAATAATAACTGCGAACAATGTATGGCTTGTATTCAATGGTGTCCAGTGAGAGCTATTGAATACTCCAATAAGAATAACAATAGAAAGCGTTATTCGCACCCGGAAATAAAAGCAGAAGACCTTATGCTAAATAAAGTTAAGGAAATAAAGGAGTAG
- a CDS encoding TetR/AcrR family transcriptional regulator, with protein MNKYEIRTNKKKLSIVNAANGLFKEKGFVNVNIKEIASQANVSQVSIYNYFGNKDALVAECVNSLMGDVLEAARKLLYTDMNFKEKILKALSLCSNYISKSLSEYFTLEALNDKVLIKLITESVNKNKFELFRDYIEVGKDDGTIDKTIPTDTIMRFIEIISIAESNVNYSKVSDKYIQDMQTLMFYGIIGN; from the coding sequence ATGAATAAATATGAGATTAGAACAAATAAAAAAAAGTTATCAATAGTAAATGCTGCTAATGGGTTGTTTAAAGAAAAAGGATTTGTAAATGTAAATATCAAAGAAATCGCTTCCCAAGCCAATGTATCACAAGTTTCAATCTATAATTATTTTGGGAATAAAGATGCCTTAGTCGCTGAATGTGTTAATTCTCTTATGGGAGATGTATTAGAGGCCGCAAGAAAATTGCTTTATACCGATATGAACTTTAAAGAAAAAATACTTAAGGCTCTTTCTTTATGTTCTAATTACATAAGTAAATCTTTAAGTGAATATTTTACCCTGGAGGCTCTAAATGATAAAGTTCTAATTAAGCTTATTACAGAGAGTGTAAACAAAAATAAGTTTGAATTATTTAGGGATTATATTGAAGTAGGTAAAGATGATGGAACCATAGATAAGACAATTCCAACTGATACAATTATGAGATTTATAGAGATAATATCAATTGCCGAAAGTAATGTTAATTATAGTAAGGTTTCCGATAAATATATTCAAGATATGCAAACCCTAATGTTTTATGGAATAATAGGAAATTAA
- a CDS encoding tRNA-dihydrouridine synthase — MNFYFAPMEGLTGYIYRNAHNTFFNNIDKYFSPFIVANQSESFKTRELNDILPENNQGLVLIPQLLTNNAKDFIHTSKKIKMLGYNEINLNLGCPSRTVVSKNRGSGFLSKKEELDVFLDEIFSQSITKISLKTRIGKDRPEEFYDLIEIFNKYPIEELIIHPRIQKDFYKNKPNLKIFKEALNLSKNPVCYNGDIFTIKDYKEFSADFPNVDTLMFGRGLLANPGLNSYITNNIKLEKKLLKDFHDKIYEDYKRILFGERNVLFKMKELWFYMIPAFSDNVKYAKKIKKSERLYDYDEAVSSLFREQDVLEN; from the coding sequence ATGAATTTTTATTTCGCACCTATGGAAGGGTTGACTGGGTACATTTATAGAAATGCCCATAACACTTTTTTTAATAATATAGATAAATACTTTTCACCTTTTATTGTTGCAAATCAAAGCGAAAGTTTTAAAACTCGGGAATTAAATGATATTTTGCCTGAAAACAACCAAGGACTAGTTTTGATTCCACAATTACTAACCAATAATGCAAAAGATTTTATTCATACTTCAAAGAAGATAAAGATGTTAGGATATAATGAGATCAATTTAAATTTAGGATGTCCCTCTAGAACTGTAGTTTCAAAAAATAGAGGATCTGGATTTCTTTCAAAAAAAGAAGAACTTGATGTGTTTTTAGACGAAATTTTCTCTCAATCGATAACAAAAATCTCACTAAAAACCAGGATAGGAAAAGACCGACCTGAAGAATTTTATGATTTAATTGAAATATTTAACAAGTACCCTATAGAAGAGCTTATTATTCATCCAAGGATTCAAAAAGATTTTTATAAAAATAAGCCTAATCTGAAAATCTTTAAGGAAGCCTTGAATTTAAGTAAAAATCCTGTTTGCTATAATGGTGACATTTTTACAATCAAAGATTACAAGGAGTTTTCAGCTGATTTCCCTAATGTAGATACTTTAATGTTTGGCAGGGGATTATTAGCCAATCCTGGACTGAACAGCTACATTACAAATAATATTAAACTTGAAAAAAAATTGCTGAAAGACTTTCATGATAAAATTTATGAAGATTATAAAAGAATACTCTTTGGAGAGAGGAATGTCTTGTTTAAAATGAAAGAATTATGGTTTTATATGATTCCGGCGTTTTCTGATAATGTAAAGTATGCAAAAAAGATTAAGAAATCAGAAAGATTATATGATTACGATGAGGCTGTTTCAAGCTTGTTCAGAGAACAGGATGTTTTAGAAAATTGA
- a CDS encoding ABC transporter ATP-binding protein → MSNILEARSMNKKVELWKDNELHILKDVNFAIEKGEFVTVMGPSGSGKSTLLYNVSGMDRITSGSVKFKGSEMVGLKEEELAKIRLNNMGFIFQDINLLKNLSVIDNVMFPAFVSKDADKNMVNQKAKKLLKMTGIEKLADNNIIQASGGQLQRAGICRALINDPDIIFGDEPTGALDSNSAAEIMSILAGINKKGTTIMLVTHDVKVAAKTERILYMVDGNIVAQKKMRKYDTQHDDIKEREESIMKWLVENGF, encoded by the coding sequence ATGAGCAATATATTGGAAGCTAGAAGTATGAACAAAAAAGTAGAGTTATGGAAAGACAATGAGCTTCATATCTTAAAGGATGTAAACTTTGCGATAGAAAAAGGTGAATTCGTTACGGTCATGGGGCCATCTGGAAGTGGGAAGTCAACACTGCTATATAATGTAAGCGGTATGGATAGAATTACTTCTGGCAGTGTGAAATTTAAAGGCAGTGAAATGGTTGGACTAAAAGAAGAAGAACTGGCGAAGATTAGGCTTAATAACATGGGATTTATCTTTCAGGATATTAATCTTTTAAAGAATCTGTCAGTGATTGACAATGTTATGTTTCCTGCCTTTGTATCAAAAGATGCGGATAAAAATATGGTAAATCAAAAAGCAAAAAAGCTACTTAAAATGACAGGAATTGAAAAGCTTGCAGATAATAATATCATCCAGGCATCTGGTGGACAGCTGCAGAGAGCCGGCATCTGTAGAGCGCTTATAAATGATCCGGATATCATATTTGGAGACGAACCGACCGGAGCATTAGATTCCAATTCGGCAGCAGAGATTATGTCAATTCTTGCAGGGATAAATAAAAAAGGAACAACCATAATGCTCGTTACGCATGATGTAAAGGTGGCAGCAAAAACCGAAAGAATATTGTATATGGTAGATGGAAATATAGTTGCACAGAAGAAAATGCGTAAATACGATACGCAGCATGACGATATTAAGGAAAGGGAAGAAAGCATTATGAAATGGTTAGTGGAAAATGGATTCTAA